A stretch of DNA from Gammaproteobacteria bacterium:
CTTGCCCAATTGGCGGAGAAAGGGATTCGTCAGACATTTTTGACGCTGCATGTGGGGGCGGGCACCTTTCAGCCGGTGCGTGTCAGTGATATTCGCGCCCACAAGATGCACAGCGAAGTGATTGAAGTGCCGGAATCTGTTTGCGAAGCCGTTGCCAACACCAAGGCCAATGGCGGGCGAGTGGTGGCCGTTGGCACCACCTGTGTGCGCGCGCTTGAGACCGCGGCACGGGCGCACGGAGAGTTGCGGCCCTATGCCGGTGAGACGGATATTTTCATTTATCCGGGCTTCCAATTCCGCGTGGTGGATCGACTGATCACCAATTTCCATTTGCCACAAAGCACGTTATTGATGCTGGTGTCGGCTTTTGCCGGACGAGAATTTATTTTGCGTGCCTACCGAGAAGCAGTGAAACACGCCTATCGGTTTTTTAGTTACGGTGATGCGATGTTGTTGAGTCCGGCGAGGTCTGAATCATGAAGTTTGAATTGTTGGCCACCGATGGGGCAGCGCGTCGCGGACGTTTGCTGTTGCCGCGGGGTGTGGTGGATACCCCGGCCTTTATGCCGGTCGGCACCTATGGCACGGTCAAGGCCATGCTGCCGGAAACCCTTAAG
This window harbors:
- the tgt gene encoding tRNA guanosine(34) transglycosylase Tgt (Exchanges the guanine residue with 7-aminomethyl-7-deazaguanine in tRNAs with GU(N) anticodons (tRNA-Asp, -Asn, -His and -Tyr)) produces the protein MKFELLATDGAARRGRLLLPRGVVDTPAFMPVGTYGTVKAMLPETLK